One Gordonia zhaorongruii DNA segment encodes these proteins:
- a CDS encoding F0F1 ATP synthase subunit epsilon — MADKTFRLDVVAPDEALYSGDATFVTAQTTVGEIGILANHEPMLGELAPGGCVVLTEEGGDRKGIAVQGGFLSVSADTVTILAESAQFTDQIDVAAERSALESATEGSEEYLRAKSRVRAVEAVS; from the coding sequence ATGGCTGACAAGACGTTCCGACTCGATGTGGTCGCACCGGACGAGGCTCTGTACTCGGGCGACGCCACGTTCGTCACCGCGCAGACCACGGTCGGCGAGATCGGCATCCTGGCGAATCACGAGCCGATGCTCGGCGAGCTGGCTCCCGGCGGCTGCGTCGTGCTGACCGAAGAGGGCGGAGACCGCAAGGGCATCGCGGTTCAGGGTGGTTTCCTGTCCGTGTCTGCGGACACGGTCACGATCCTCGCCGAGAGCGCTCAGTTCACGGACCAGATCGATGTCGCGGCCGAGCGTTCGGCACTCGAATCGGCCACCGAGGGCAGCGAGGAGTACCTCCGAGCGAAATCCCGGGTGCGCGCCGTGGAAGCCGTGAGCTGA
- a CDS encoding DUF2550 family protein encodes MAGVILVGFVGYRMWLVRRAGTPMLLRPLPANADEGWRHGAVHYTDDALLYYRLTSWRTGPSVSLSRRRIDVGRRRAPVGTELEIMDDDFVVTEVGVGRGGRGASYELAMAPELMTAFQSWIEARSPKRARRRPAA; translated from the coding sequence GTGGCCGGCGTGATCTTGGTGGGCTTCGTCGGTTACCGGATGTGGCTCGTCCGTCGAGCCGGGACGCCGATGCTGCTTCGCCCGCTGCCGGCGAACGCCGACGAGGGCTGGCGTCACGGAGCCGTGCACTACACGGACGATGCGCTGCTGTACTACCGGCTGACCTCGTGGCGGACGGGACCATCGGTGAGCCTGTCGCGTAGGCGCATCGACGTCGGCAGGCGTCGCGCCCCGGTGGGCACCGAACTCGAGATCATGGACGACGACTTCGTCGTCACCGAGGTCGGGGTGGGCCGTGGCGGCCGAGGCGCGAGTTACGAGCTCGCGATGGCGCCGGAGTTGATGACGGCGTTCCAGTCGTGGATCGAGGCGCGCTCGCCGAAGCGAGCGCGCCGCCGTCCTGCTGCCTAG
- a CDS encoding cob(I)yrinic acid a,c-diamide adenosyltransferase yields MAVHLTRIYTRTGDDGTTGLSDFSRVPKTHARVVAYADCDEANAAIGLALTVAGDVPEDIRAVLRTVQNDLFDAGADLSTPIVEDPKYPPLRIESDYINALERWCDSFGEELTPLDSFILPGGTALSAYLHQSRVIVRRAERAAWTAIDSDPDNTSVLPAKYLNRLSDLLFILGRVANVRAGNGDVKWIPGGDRER; encoded by the coding sequence ATGGCTGTTCACCTCACACGCATCTACACCCGAACCGGCGACGACGGAACCACCGGACTCTCCGACTTCTCCCGAGTGCCCAAGACGCACGCACGCGTGGTCGCTTACGCCGACTGCGATGAGGCGAATGCGGCGATCGGTCTCGCGCTCACCGTCGCAGGCGACGTACCCGAGGACATCAGGGCGGTCCTGCGCACCGTGCAGAACGATCTCTTCGATGCGGGCGCGGACCTGTCGACACCCATCGTCGAGGACCCGAAGTACCCGCCACTGCGGATCGAGAGCGACTACATCAACGCTCTCGAGCGTTGGTGCGACTCGTTCGGCGAGGAGCTGACACCACTCGACTCGTTCATCCTGCCCGGCGGCACGGCACTGTCGGCCTACCTGCACCAGTCGCGAGTAATCGTCCGGCGTGCCGAGCGCGCGGCCTGGACGGCGATCGACTCCGATCCCGACAACACGTCGGTACTGCCGGCGAAGTACCTCAACCGACTCTCCGACCTGCTCTTCATTCTCGGCCGAGTGGCCAATGTCCGTGCAGGCAACGGGGACGTGAAGTGGATCCCGGGCGGGGATCGAGAGCGCTAG
- the murA gene encoding UDP-N-acetylglucosamine 1-carboxyvinyltransferase, producing the protein MSDRYLVTGGARLVGDVVVGGAKNSVLKLMAAALLAEGRTVLTNAPEIADVPLMADVLRGLGATVDISGDTVTIDAPAEPKYHADFDAVKQFRASVCVLGPLMARCRRAVVALPGGDAIGSRPLDMHQAGLRALGARSTIEHGCVVAEAESLHGAEVALEFPSVGATENILMAAVLADGVTTIENAAREPEIVDLCVMLMQMGADIDGAGTPTMTVTGVERLHPTTHHVVGDRIVAGTWGVAAVMTLGDITVRGVDPEHLRLVLKKLEAAGAEVERYSDGFRVVQVDRPIAVNTATLPFPGYPTDLQPMAIGLATVSDGMSMVTENVFEARFRFVEELVRLGADARTDGHHAVIRGVDRLSSAPVWSSDIRAGVGLVLAGLVADGVTEVHDIGHIDRGYPKFEEQLRGLGGTIERVGD; encoded by the coding sequence GTGAGCGATCGCTATCTGGTTACCGGTGGGGCACGTCTGGTCGGTGACGTCGTAGTCGGCGGTGCCAAGAACAGTGTGCTGAAGTTGATGGCTGCTGCGCTGCTGGCCGAGGGCCGCACCGTCTTGACCAACGCGCCGGAGATCGCGGACGTACCGCTGATGGCGGACGTCCTGCGGGGTCTGGGCGCCACCGTCGACATCTCGGGTGACACGGTGACGATCGACGCGCCGGCCGAGCCCAAGTATCACGCCGACTTCGACGCGGTGAAGCAGTTCCGCGCGTCGGTCTGTGTTCTCGGTCCGTTGATGGCGAGGTGCCGACGGGCCGTCGTAGCGCTGCCCGGTGGTGACGCCATCGGGTCCCGGCCCCTGGACATGCACCAGGCGGGCCTGCGTGCGCTGGGGGCGCGGAGCACGATCGAGCACGGCTGCGTCGTGGCGGAGGCGGAGAGCCTGCACGGCGCTGAAGTGGCGCTCGAGTTCCCTTCGGTGGGTGCCACGGAGAACATCCTGATGGCCGCTGTGCTCGCGGACGGAGTCACCACGATCGAGAACGCCGCGCGCGAGCCGGAGATCGTCGACCTGTGCGTGATGCTCATGCAGATGGGCGCGGACATCGACGGTGCCGGCACTCCGACGATGACGGTGACTGGAGTGGAGCGATTGCATCCCACCACCCACCACGTCGTCGGCGACCGGATAGTCGCGGGCACCTGGGGCGTGGCCGCGGTGATGACGCTCGGCGACATCACGGTGCGCGGTGTCGACCCGGAGCATCTGCGACTGGTGCTGAAGAAACTCGAGGCCGCCGGTGCCGAGGTCGAGCGCTATTCGGACGGATTCCGGGTCGTACAGGTGGACCGTCCGATTGCGGTCAACACGGCGACCCTCCCGTTCCCCGGGTACCCGACAGATCTGCAGCCGATGGCGATCGGGCTGGCGACCGTCTCGGACGGCATGTCGATGGTGACCGAGAACGTCTTCGAAGCGCGGTTCCGGTTCGTGGAGGAACTCGTCCGACTCGGCGCGGACGCCCGCACCGACGGACATCACGCGGTGATCAGGGGAGTGGACCGGCTCTCGAGCGCGCCGGTCTGGTCGTCCGATATCCGGGCAGGCGTCGGTCTGGTCCTGGCCGGGCTGGTCGCCGACGGGGTGACCGAGGTCCACGACATCGGCCACATCGATCGCGGCTACCCGAAGTTCGAGGAGCAGCTGCGCGGGCTGGGCGGGACGATCGAGCGCGTCGGCGACTGA